The Vicia villosa cultivar HV-30 ecotype Madison, WI linkage group LG1, Vvil1.0, whole genome shotgun sequence genome includes a region encoding these proteins:
- the LOC131603827 gene encoding uncharacterized protein LOC131603827, with product MSAMELPLLTSANNAMALSSLAQALVLQTVIATGKSLAYLLIATGSLLTDVNNLISPMDGRFPLDQLYKGNHTCEENKDGSETEDDDDDDDDDDVNDEDDDEDDEDFSGDEDDDEADPEDDPVPNGGGGSDDDDDDDDGEDDDGDDEDDEDEDEDEEEEEDEEVAALQPPTKKKK from the exons ATGTCGGCAATGGAGCTTCCACTTCTCACCTCCGCTAACAACGCCATGGCTCTTTCCTCTCTTGCCCAAGCTTTGGTTCTTCAAACCGTCATTGCTACCGGCAAATCCCTCGCTTATCTTCTCATAGCG ACTGGATCTCTTCTTACAGATGTCAATAATTTGATATCACCAATGGATGGGAG GTTTCCTTTAGACCAGCTGTACAAGGGAAACCATACTTGTGAAGAGAACAAAGATGGAAGTGAAACAGaggatgatgatgacgatgacgACGATGATGATGTGAATGACGAGGATGacgatgaagatgatgaggaCTTCtctggtgatgaagatgatgatgaagccgACCCTGAGGATGATCCCGTGCCTAACGGTGGCGGAGGAAGTGACGacgatgacgatgatgatgatggagaAGATGACGATGGTGATGACGAAGATGATGAAGACGAGGATGAagacgaagaagaggaagaagatgaagaagtggCGGCTCTTCAGCCACCTACTAAGAAGAAGAAATAA